A stretch of DNA from Brassica napus cultivar Da-Ae unplaced genomic scaffold, Da-Ae ScsIHWf_1921;HRSCAF=2565, whole genome shotgun sequence:
CTAGGCTACTGTTATTGGAATCAACTTCTACCTTAGAGGATTTTAAAAGAATGGTTTTGGAAGattttgatatggaagaagatagcTTACCCGATTTGGAGTTGAGTTATCTACCTAATGAGTTGATCAATACATCAACTTGTCCGcctgtgatcattgcaaatgATCGACAGCTTcagaattttgtttgttttgttcaaaAGTGTGTTTCTACTCGATTGTGTGTAACATCTAAAGCCAAAGTTGAGAATCTGAATGAACCAGACTTTGATCTTAACAAGTCGCCAGCTGATTCAACTACTGCTCAAGAGGAGGGAAACTCGGTTGATAGGGGGAATGAACCAGCTCCTGTGTTTGTTGAGAGGCAGTGcgaggaaaagaaagaaaagattagaAGAGTCGAAGTTGATGAGGATGCCTATCATGCCGATACCATGATCTCGGCCAAAGAGGACGTACATAAGATGTCAAAGTTTTCTGTGCTCAATGTTGTTAAGAAGGGACAATTGTTTGAGAACAAAACTTTGCTGAAGGCGACTTTTGAGATATGTGCAATGAAGCATAACTTTCACTATGAGGTTATCAAAACGGATAGACAACTTTGGTACGTTAGATGTGAGGATAATGCATGCAATTGGTGTGTTCGAGCAGAGTGTTTGCAGGATTCTGAATATTTCATTATCAAAAAGTATGTCGGTgaacatacatgtgcaccttcaaacaaaaccaaaccgggTAGGACTGCTTCGGCCAAAACTATAGGCAGTCTGATTATGCATAGGTATGAAGGGGTTAAGGAAGGGCCGAAATGCAATGATATAATACAGATTATGCTTATGGATCATGGCTGTGAGATCACGAAATCTTTAGCATGGGATGCTCGTGAATATGCGGTTAATGCTGTTAGAGGTATACCAGAGAGAAGTTATGGAAAAATACCGAAATACTTGCACATGCTCAGAGAGGCTAATCCGGGAACACATTCATCGTATGAGATTGACAGCAAAGGGAGATTTCGGTACCTGTTTATTGCATTTGGGCAATCGCTACGAGGATTTAACAGAGTCATAAGGAGGGTTATTGTGGTTGATGGCACTTTTCTGAAGAACAAATACAAAGGAGTTCTATTGGTTGCAACTGCTGTAGACGGAAATTCTAATTTGTATCCTCTTGCATTCGGAGTAGTCGACTCAGAGAATGAAaattcttgggaatggtttatgaGACAACTAAATAGTGTCATTGCTGATGATCATCATTTGGCTTTCATTTCGGATAGACATGCGGCCATTGCTAAGGCGCTTGAGACTGTGTATCCAACAGCTAAACATGGTATTTGCATTCAtcatttgttgaataatgtgGTAACATATTACCATGGGAAAGGACTTGTTGGGTTGGTTGCAAAGGCGTCCAAGGTTTATAGAGTTGCtgagtttgaaaatatttgctAATGTGTGTAATATCAGTCCGGCAATTGGAAAATACCTAAGGGATGCTGAAGTCCAAAAGTGGGCAAGATGTCAATTCTCTGGATATAGATATGACATAAGGACAACAAACCCTGCCGAATCCATCAACTCTGCTTTGCGTTCGCCGAGAGAGTATCCAATCATTCCCTTGTTGGACAGTATCAGAGAAATGCTGACTCGGTGGTTTTATAACCGTAAGAAAAAGATTTCAAAGCATAATCATCCTCTTACCGAAGATGTGGAGAAAAAGATTGAAAGGAGAACCGAGAAAGGCAAAAGATTTGCAGTTTACCCTGTCAGCGATGGTCGCTTGCTTGTTAGAGGTGATAAAATCGACTGCTTAGTTGATTTGGATAGACGTACTTGCTCATGTGGGAAGTACAACCTGATGAAGATACCTTGTCGGCACGCAATTAAAGCTGGGTTTCATGTTGGCAGACAGCCACACACATTAACTGATTTATTTTACACTACAGAAGCTTGGCGAGAAGCTTATCATGAAAGCATCAATCCTATTGCTGTTCCTGAGGATGCTTGGTCCATGCCAGAAGATGTTGTCGTGGACAATGTGCTACCACCAGAGTCAAGAAAATCAGTTGGAAGGAATAGAAAACGGAGATATGAAACTGTTGAAGATAAACTTCGGTCATCGCAAACATCACAAAAGAGGCAGCCTCGCAAGTGTAGTAGATGTGGTATTAGTGGGCACAACAGAGCAACTTGTAAAATACCAATATAGTCAGTCACATATGGTAAGGGTCAGCTTATATAGCCAGTTCgtttatatgtttttcaatcTCGATTTAATTGTGTTTCAGGTATTTATTTTCTGTTACAGGTTGGTCTGTTCAAGTATGCAAGTTGTGGTGTTTGAAAGTGCAGTATTGCCTTGTCTCGTAtggttttttcttctaaaaacaaTCAACTTTGTTTAACTTTGGATACTTTGGATAATTCTTGTATGGTTATTTTATCAGTTTCATTGTTATACATTGGTATTATTTTCACTTCActtctctatctctctgttTGTTTAGTTATGTTCAGCTATGCTTTTGAGTTCGAGTTTAAGTTTGTTTGACAATAGCTGATGTCtgatttttcaacaaaaaaggtGGATTGTAAGAACAGATCACTGAGCacaaaatataagaaccatTTGACTGGTAAAGTCGACACAAATATTGTTGCAACAAAACACTTATTGAAGCCAATACTAAGAACCAAATGactggtaaaaatgaaaaaaacacacTAACAAGAAGATACTTAGAACCAGTAGACTGATTTCACTCATTCTTGGCTTCTTAATCTTCCAAAAAGCCATAGAATGCTTCCTAAGCAACCTAATTCGAGTGAATTTTTCTGCTTcctaacttcttcttctattcTCTGTGTGATACTACTTTTCAGATCTTCAATCTCTTCTACAATTCTCCCTTGCTCAGCCTCTACCCTTCGAATCTCATCAAGCAAGGCGTCATCAACCcacttaaataaatgattttcctTCTTTCGCTACATAGAAACGAAAATCAAATTAGGAGAAGTAAAATGGAATGAAAAAACATGATGTTTATCCTACACAATCGAAAATCGAATCAGACAAAAAAGGAACATAACAAATCGGTAATTGAATCGAAAAACAAATCAAGACTATGAACCTGTGCCCCTATTTCACATCTATAGAACCGTCGGTAAGGATTGTCATCAGTTCTCGAGTAGAATATCACAACCCCTTTCCCGCACCAGCACCTAGATGGCACCCCGTATGAATGTCGCCTTGAAGTATTCATGTGTGTGAGAAACTGCTTCAGAGAGAAAAAGGAGATTGACgaaaaagaagaacagaaaaaaatgGGAAAAGTCGGGTTTGGTTGCTGAGTTGGTGTTATATATGTCGGGTTTTAGGTTTATTGTGGATCTAGTTCTGGTCGGGTTTGATTGTTGAGTTGGATCAAAAGTCTGGTTTGCAAGAAGCCAAGTTAAGTGTATTACATTTGATTCGATTTATTTACTCCTACGGGATGATCTAGTAAAACAATTATTCTAAATGTTCTTGTGGTCTTGTTCCGGGTTTTTGTTTCGtttagggtatgtttagggtttaggttaggtttgaCTGTGGTCTTGTTATGGGTTTTTGTTTCGtttagggtatgtttagggtttaggttaggtttgaCTGTGGTCTTGTTATGGGTTTTTGTTTCGtttagggtatgtttagggtttaggttaggtttgaCTGTGGTCTTGTTCCGGGTTTTGTGTTTCGGTTAGggcatgtttagggtttagcttaaGGTTCTAATTTAAAACAGTGTTAAATTCTAGCATTCTTCAGCTAAAAACTCTTAATAACAAAACCACAAGATGTACATTTGATTACAAGAGTCAATcctaaaaatcataattaaacACTAGAAGTTATACAATAAACTAAGCAGTCTTGTTcctaaaaatgataataaaatctaGAAGTTATACATCAGATTAAGCAATCTTGTTCATTACATTAGAACTTGAAACCAAGCAGTCTCACAAAATCTCTTCTACAGTCGAAGAGAGACACTCCGGGGATTGATACTTTGACATCCTATCAATCAATTCCGGATCATTAGCTGCTTCCCAAAGATCCCATAGAATCCTGTGGCGAGCTTCGATAATGTTACCATCATGCAACAACGACAACTCCAATCCAAGCGCATGACACTCAATGAACTTCACTGCATAGACGCCACAGTCGCATGCACTTTTATTCAGATTCCCAACGGGGACATAGGAAACAGTATATGCACCGACTGCGAAATCCTTCTGGTGTCTCATAGGCTGAACTGCCTTGACAATACGCGGAATAAGGTTTGCGAACCCATCCACCTCCTTGTACCTTTTCTTACCCGAGCAGTCGAACACTTCAATGCTCCTCGTCACGAAACTGATGCACAAGGCGATCCAATGATTCCCACTGACATGAACAGGGACATACAGGCGATCCACATCTATATTCCATATCTCATGTGTCCTGCCATGTGGTGGAAGGACTCCTTTACCGAACTGCAGTAGCAAATTATGAAGCATGTAGCTCTTTCTACCCTGAGCTTCTAAATGACCATACTCTTTTTTAATCATATTGCTGAAGACGACAGTCATGAAGGCGACACGATGAGGTCTCCATCGTTTCAAAGATGTTCTCTCCCGGAATACGTACATTGCAGCGTCAATCTCCTGcatattttgaaaatcttaGCACACACAATGTATTTAAAAGACACATATGGAAGCAAATAGTCTCTAAGGTTTACCAAGCTATTTAACCACTCAGATTTATCCATAAGACGATTAGcaatctcaaaatctaaagtGGCAGGTCCAATCCGTATAGGTCTGAAACCAAATACAAtgataaaattgtaaaacattcattagtttattttaaatgtattaaTACATGTCAGATGAATGAGAATAGAGTACTTACGTGGAGGAAGTTGACCAAGTTCTAACTTTTTCCCAATCCTCTTCACGGAAAAACACCAACGCGGCATCTGGCGAGTCTTCTTTGGTTCGATCCATTTCCTCATCATTCCACTGCAGTGGAGCCATGTTAAACGGTTTCGATTTACTTAACGTCTCAACTTTCACTTGAGACAGATCAAAACCGTCAACAAATGTAGCTTGGGACAGGTCCCGCAAGTCTTGTGTACTcaatccaaaatcaaaatcattagtTTCTGTAGCAATCTTTTTCCCGTCCtattcattaaaatttaaaacattgcaTATAAGAAGAAGCCATTTATTCATAACACAAACAAAGCATTACATTCATAGAGTTTAATACACAAACATTCAAACATATTACACTTTAGAAACCTATTACACAAAGTTTCACATtccatattacataatattacacAGTCAATATAAAGTTCCATAAGCCTAGCTCCAGCACCCTAACTCAAGCATCCTAGTTCCAGGTTCATCAAGTTCTACACTTTCTCTTAGGTAGTACCTTTTTTGTTGGAGTAGGTTGATCGCCTTTGCGCTTAGGTTGAGCTTGAGCGCCTTTGCTCTTAGGTGGAGCTTGAGCGCCTTTGCTCTTAGGTGGAGCTTCCTTGGCTTTGCTGTTTAGTGGAGCTTCTTCAGTTTCTTTCTTACTAGGATAGCTTCCTTCACCAGTCAAACTGATTGCGTCCTTGAGCTGTGAAACCTCAATCTCCATCTTTCCCATCCTCTCTGTAAACACCCTCTCCATATTCGCCATTTGCATACTGAGCACATCTCCCAATGAAGTGACAGATGTGCGGATAAGACCCTCAATGAAACTCATAGTTTCAGGACCAAAAGTCAGAAACTTTTCTGCTGATCGCTTACACAGcaccttcttctttcttgtctCTGCTCCTTCATCAAGAAACTTTCTCTTGCCTTTTCCTGCGACCTTAACCGAAGAGTTCTCCTCGTCTGCTACAACATCCGTATGATCCACGATCTTATCAGCTTCTGACCCTCTATCATGGCTGTCGGGTTCCTCCATTTTAGACTCTTCAGGGTCTAAAACTGGCCAGTCTGTGTTGCTCCAATCATACTTGTTCCTGATCCTCCCCAAAACAAGGTCCACTCGTTCATCTTCCATCTCACcctcccttgtgtactgagcaTCTAGAAACACATCACCATTACCAGTCACTGATATGAccgagaagaagttatcctgcAAACAgttaaaacatgaaaatccaaacaaaatatatacaacaaccatataaaagaaaaaaacagagagaatgTTACCTTCTTAGTTAAGGAGTCCTCGAGCTCAATGATGTCTTCATAAGAAACTTTTGCAACTCCTTTCCAATTGCCACACCTTGGACCTTTGAAGCTGTCTGAGACTCTTCTGCCTAATATTTCTCCAAAATCAGGAATTGCCTCCATAATCCAAATCTGGAGAGCATAGGAGAAACCCTCGAAAATGTAGCTCTCCTTCTTACCCAACTTCTTCATTGCCTTCTCAATCGAACTCAACAGGAAATCATACGAGTGAAGACCCCAATGGAACTTCCGAACCTTGTCAAAATCCATCACCAACTTGATGTACATATGAGGGATGGAcaccttctcatctctccccaTCACCACACCCACTATTACACACAAGTAGATCAACCTCATCCTATCAAGCCGCGTCCAAGTGTGAACTTCTTGTAGATGAACCTTTCTGATCGACTGCAAGGTGATCTTACCACCTGTGTGCAGTAGGTTACTCCAAAAACCCCCGTCGTTTTTCCATTTCACTACGTCACTGTTAGTTTCCCGTGTAATCTTGAGGCCTGTCACAGCATGGTACTCCTGAAGCGAAAACCGGAGAGGCGTCCTCGCAAAAACAAACCACTTCTCATGCAGCTTTGAG
This window harbors:
- the LOC125599602 gene encoding uncharacterized protein LOC125599602; the protein is MHIYTTCGVWEFGATTGWVFTADERGARLLLLESTSTLEDFKRMVLEDFDMEEDSLPDLELSYLPNELINTSTCPPVIIANDRQLQNFVCFVQKCVSTRLCVTSKAKVENLNEPDFDLNKSPADSTTAQEEGNSVDRGNEPAPVFVERQCEEKKEKIRRVEVDEDAYHADTMISAKEDVHKMSKFSVLNVVKKGQLFENKTLLKATFEICAMKHNFHYEVIKTDRQLWYVRCEDNACNWCVRAECLQDSEYFIIKKYVGEHTCAPSNKTKPGRTASAKTIGSLIMHRYEGVKEGPKCNDIIQIMLMDHGCEITKSLAWDAREYAVNAVRGIPERSYGKIPKYLHMLREANPGTHSSYEIDSKGRFRYLFIAFGQSLRGFNRVIRRVIVVDGTFLKNKYKGVLLVATAVDGNSNLYPLAFGVVDSENENSWEWFMRQLNSVIADDHHLAFISDRHAAIAKALETVYPTAKHGICIHHLLNNVVTYYHGKGLVGPAIGKYLRDAEVQKWARCQFSGYRYDIRTTNPAESINSALRSPREYPIIPLLDSIREMLTRWFYNRKKKISKHNHPLTEDVEKKIERRTEKGKRFAVYPVSDGRLLVRGDKIDCLVDLDRRTCSCGKYNLMKIPCRHAIKAGFHVGRQPHTLTDLFYTTEAWREAYHESINPIAVPEDAWSMPEDVVVDNVLPPESRKSVGRNRKRRYETVEDKLRSSQTSQKRQPRKCSRCGISGHNRATCKIPI
- the LOC106411441 gene encoding uncharacterized protein LOC106411441, translated to MELELPKRLYAEGSEPRVKKINNSCRMELIRDLKKAMCAEYDDVKRDPVFTHIMAIAENDLKFSGKLVDSFICRQLITSKLHEKWFVFARTPLRFSLQEYHAVTGLKITRETNSDVVKWKNDGGFWSNLLHTGGKITLQSIRKVHLQEVHTWTRLDRMRLIYLCVIVGVVMGRDEKVSIPHMYIKLVMDFDKVRKFHWGLHSYDFLLSSIEKAMKKLGKKESYIFEGFSYALQIWIMEAIPDFGEILGRRVSDSFKGPRCGNWKGVAKVSYEDIIELEDSLTKKDNFFSVISVTGNGDVFLDAQYTREGEMEDERVDLVLGRIRNKYDWSNTDWPVLDPEESKMEEPDSHDRGSEADKIVDHTDVVADEENSSVKVAGKGKRKFLDEGAETRKKKVLCKRSAEKFLTFGPETMSFIEGLIRTSVTSLGDVLSMQMANMERVFTERMGKMEIEVSQLKDAISLTGEGSYPSKKETEEAPLNSKAKEAPPKSKGAQAPPKSKGAQAQPKRKGDQPTPTKKDGKKIATETNDFDFGLSTQDLRDLSQATFVDGFDLSQVKVETLSKSKPFNMAPLQWNDEEMDRTKEDSPDAALVFFREEDWEKVRTWSTSSTPIRIGPATLDFEIANRLMDKSEWLNSLEIDAAMYVFRERTSLKRWRPHRVAFMTVVFSNMIKKEYGHLEAQGRKSYMLHNLLLQFGKGVLPPHGRTHEIWNIDVDRLYVPVHVSGNHWIALCISFVTRSIEVFDCSGKKRYKEVDGFANLIPRIVKAVQPMRHQKDFAVGAYTVSYVPVGNLNKSACDCGVYAVKFIECHALGLELSLLHDGNIIEARHRILWDLWEAANDPELIDRMSKYQSPECLSSTVEEIL